Proteins from a single region of Rhodovibrio salinarum DSM 9154:
- a CDS encoding SAM-dependent methyltransferase, translating to MATPDRYLPAARALFEQIARDADLPLQVELWDGSRVALGANAGGNAAPALALSDAGVLRRLLRRPTLETVARLYADGRIAVVGMDLLGFVERARQHKVRLRLGDLDKWALVKRAWPLLFAPDRPEHLTHVYAGDATGRAQTKRDERAFIQFHYDVSNAFYRLFLDPEMQYSCAYFTAWDNGIQQAQHDKLEMICRKLRLNPGDRFLDVGCGWGGLICHAARHHGVQAHGVTLSKTQYDWALGKIAAEGLQDRVTVELKDYRELTGPYDKIASIGMYEHVGIQNYPDYFSQLNRLLADRGLLLNHGITRGAKKSARRFNRIRPENRLIRKYIFPGSELDHIGHTLSVMEAHRFQVHDVEGWREHYAWTTRLWYRALIDREAAARAEVGDEKYRMWIAYLAGVSLSFQDGSLRIFQTLASKHKGKGPSGLPPTRADLYRDAPGGL from the coding sequence ATGGCCACCCCCGATCGATACCTCCCCGCCGCCCGAGCGTTGTTCGAACAGATCGCCCGCGACGCCGATCTGCCGCTGCAGGTCGAACTGTGGGACGGCAGCCGGGTGGCGCTCGGCGCCAATGCAGGCGGGAACGCGGCGCCGGCGCTCGCCCTCTCGGACGCGGGCGTGTTGCGCCGCCTGCTGCGCCGGCCGACGTTGGAGACGGTCGCGCGCCTGTACGCCGACGGGCGGATCGCCGTGGTCGGGATGGACCTGTTGGGCTTCGTCGAACGCGCCCGGCAGCACAAGGTCAGGCTGCGCCTCGGCGACCTCGACAAGTGGGCGCTGGTCAAGCGGGCCTGGCCGCTGCTGTTCGCGCCGGACCGGCCGGAGCACCTGACCCACGTATATGCCGGAGACGCGACCGGGCGCGCCCAGACGAAGCGGGACGAGCGCGCGTTCATCCAGTTCCACTACGACGTCTCGAACGCCTTCTATCGGCTCTTCCTCGACCCGGAAATGCAGTACTCCTGCGCCTACTTCACGGCTTGGGACAACGGCATCCAGCAGGCCCAGCACGACAAGCTGGAGATGATCTGCCGCAAGCTGCGCCTCAATCCGGGTGACCGGTTCCTGGATGTCGGCTGCGGCTGGGGCGGTCTGATCTGCCATGCCGCCCGGCACCACGGCGTGCAGGCCCACGGTGTGACCCTGTCGAAGACGCAGTACGATTGGGCGCTGGGCAAGATCGCCGCCGAGGGGCTGCAGGACCGCGTCACGGTCGAGCTCAAGGACTATCGGGAGCTGACCGGGCCGTACGACAAGATCGCCTCGATCGGAATGTACGAGCACGTCGGCATCCAGAACTATCCCGATTACTTCAGCCAGCTGAACCGGCTACTCGCCGACCGTGGCCTGCTGCTCAATCACGGCATCACCCGCGGGGCCAAGAAGTCGGCCCGGCGGTTCAACCGGATCCGTCCGGAGAACCGGCTGATCCGCAAGTACATCTTCCCCGGCAGCGAGTTGGATCATATCGGCCATACGCTCTCGGTGATGGAGGCACACCGTTTCCAGGTCCATGATGTCGAAGGCTGGCGCGAGCACTACGCTTGGACGACGCGGCTGTGGTACCGCGCGCTGATCGACCGCGAAGCCGCCGCCCGCGCGGAGGTTGGGGACGAGAAGTACCGCATGTGGATCGCCTATCTGGCGGGCGTGTCCCTCTCCTTTCAGGACGGCTCGCTCCGGATCTTCCAGACGCTCGCCAGCAAGCATAAGGGCAAGGGACCGAGTGGCTTGCCGCCCACCCGGGCGGACCTCTATCGCGATGCGCCCGGTGGCTTGTAG
- the ygfZ gene encoding CAF17-like 4Fe-4S cluster assembly/insertion protein YgfZ gives MSEQPTAVPLPSRALMRLSGEDAKSFLNGVVTNDVHQVTAEQAIWSGFLTPQGKFLHEFFLVEGPDGALWLDCEGARRAHFKKRLAIYKLRAKAEIAEADELCAYALLGIRSLGLLDLPALEGYARPLGDGVAFTDPRLSGLGARALLPRETAEATLREAGFQLGETAAFERLRFSLGVPEGSGDLEPEKATLIESGFDELHGIDWDKGCFLGQELTARMKYRGLAKKRLVPVEIDGPTPQAGAEIRTDGKPAGTLRSAVDGVGLALLRLDKLAAGTPMTAGEATVTPRKPDWVNF, from the coding sequence ATGAGCGAACAGCCCACCGCCGTCCCGTTGCCGAGCCGTGCGCTGATGCGCCTGTCGGGTGAGGACGCTAAGTCCTTCCTGAACGGCGTGGTCACCAACGACGTCCATCAGGTGACGGCCGAGCAGGCGATCTGGTCCGGCTTCCTGACCCCGCAGGGCAAGTTCCTGCACGAGTTCTTCCTGGTCGAGGGGCCGGACGGTGCGCTGTGGCTGGACTGCGAGGGGGCCCGGCGGGCGCACTTCAAGAAGCGGCTGGCGATCTACAAGCTACGTGCCAAGGCCGAGATCGCGGAGGCCGACGAGCTGTGCGCCTATGCGTTGCTCGGCATCCGGTCGCTGGGGCTGCTCGACCTGCCGGCGCTGGAAGGCTATGCGCGGCCGCTGGGCGACGGCGTGGCGTTCACCGATCCGCGCCTGAGCGGGCTCGGCGCACGCGCCCTCCTGCCGCGCGAGACGGCCGAGGCGACGTTGCGGGAGGCCGGCTTCCAACTTGGCGAGACGGCCGCGTTCGAGCGCCTGCGCTTCTCCCTCGGCGTGCCGGAGGGCAGCGGCGACCTGGAGCCCGAAAAGGCGACCCTGATCGAAAGCGGCTTCGACGAGCTGCACGGGATCGACTGGGACAAGGGCTGCTTCCTGGGCCAGGAGCTGACCGCGCGGATGAAGTATCGCGGGCTCGCCAAGAAGCGGCTGGTGCCGGTCGAGATCGACGGCCCGACACCGCAGGCGGGCGCGGAGATCCGCACCGACGGCAAGCCGGCGGGCACGCTGCGCTCGGCGGTCGATGGGGTCGGCCTGGCGCTGCTCCGCCTGGACAAGCTCGCCGCCGGCACCCCGATGACGGCCGGTGAGGCCACCGTGACCCCGCGCAAGCCCGACTGGGTGAATTTCTGA
- a CDS encoding aminopeptidase P family protein, protein MPNALDPTSDTLDLSGLTQALQEAGVGLEAEALDRLLAGIAASPVADAPTAWMSLFGTNLDADLQAWVARAVRAQSVDGGLSAGSPASAARISALRAELDRRGLAGFVVPRADAHQLEAPPPHAQRLTWLTGFTGSAGVAVVLKDVAAIFVDGRYTLQVANEVDASLVEPRHLSDAPPADFIAEYLDGGVLGYDPWLHTAEGVQRLQQAVERAGGSLAPVEDNPLDAVWPDQPPAPLTPAHIHDLAYAGEPSTEKRARVATTLADAGQAAAVLNLPDSICWLLNVRGRDVLHTPLVLSFAVLNADGRLDWYVDPRKVPSDVCAGLDDTVQLHAPELFLEALDRLAQAGKPVRVDAATAPAAIVQRIEAAGGRVARDADPCQLPKARKNATELAGARNAHVRDGAAVTRFLCWLQSRAPERADRGEPITEIEAAEALAAFRRADPLFRDHAFDTISGAGEHGAIVHYRVDDSSNRALQTGELYLVDSGGQYLDGTTDITRTLPVGTPTGEQRARYTLVLKGHIALSLARFPDGTTGSQIDALARRPLWSAGLDYDHGTGHGVGSYLGVHEGPQRISKHPSSIKLAPGMICSNEPGYYKTGAYGIRIENLVAVTAHEGSGPDSRSMLGFETLTLAPYCRALIDPALLTADELAWIDSYHSRVRDTLTPHLDADTARWLAGETAPLGR, encoded by the coding sequence ATGCCCAACGCGCTCGACCCAACCTCCGATACCCTCGACCTGTCCGGCCTTACCCAGGCGTTGCAAGAAGCCGGGGTCGGACTCGAGGCGGAGGCCCTAGACCGGCTTTTGGCCGGCATCGCCGCCTCCCCCGTCGCCGATGCGCCGACGGCGTGGATGTCCCTGTTTGGTACCAACCTCGACGCGGACCTGCAGGCCTGGGTCGCGCGGGCCGTGCGAGCTCAATCGGTCGACGGCGGCCTGTCGGCCGGCAGCCCTGCCAGCGCGGCACGGATCAGCGCATTGCGTGCCGAACTGGATCGCCGTGGTCTCGCCGGGTTCGTGGTGCCCCGGGCCGACGCCCACCAGCTGGAGGCTCCGCCGCCGCACGCCCAGCGCCTGACCTGGCTGACCGGCTTCACCGGGTCGGCCGGCGTCGCCGTCGTGCTCAAGGATGTCGCCGCGATCTTCGTCGACGGGCGTTATACCCTGCAGGTGGCAAACGAGGTGGACGCCTCCCTGGTCGAGCCGCGTCACCTGAGCGATGCGCCGCCGGCGGACTTCATCGCGGAATATCTGGATGGCGGCGTGCTGGGTTACGACCCCTGGCTGCACACGGCCGAGGGCGTGCAGCGGCTGCAGCAGGCGGTCGAGCGCGCCGGCGGCAGCCTCGCGCCCGTGGAGGACAACCCGCTGGACGCGGTCTGGCCGGATCAGCCGCCAGCTCCGCTGACGCCAGCACATATTCATGACCTGGCCTACGCCGGCGAACCCTCCACGGAGAAACGCGCGCGGGTCGCCACCACGCTTGCGGACGCGGGTCAGGCGGCCGCCGTGCTCAACCTGCCGGACTCAATCTGCTGGCTGCTCAACGTGCGCGGGCGCGACGTGCTGCACACGCCGCTCGTTCTGTCATTCGCGGTACTAAACGCCGACGGCCGGCTCGACTGGTACGTCGATCCGCGCAAGGTTCCCTCGGACGTCTGCGCCGGTTTGGACGACACCGTCCAACTGCACGCACCCGAACTGTTCCTCGAAGCGCTGGATAGGCTGGCACAGGCCGGCAAGCCCGTGCGGGTGGACGCGGCCACGGCGCCGGCCGCGATCGTCCAGCGGATCGAGGCCGCTGGCGGGCGCGTAGCGCGCGACGCCGACCCCTGCCAGCTGCCCAAGGCCCGCAAAAACGCGACCGAGCTGGCGGGCGCGCGGAATGCCCATGTCCGCGACGGCGCGGCCGTCACCCGCTTCCTCTGCTGGCTGCAGAGCCGCGCTCCGGAACGCGCGGACCGCGGCGAACCGATTACCGAGATCGAGGCGGCCGAGGCGCTGGCCGCGTTCCGCCGGGCCGATCCGCTGTTCCGCGATCACGCCTTCGACACCATCTCCGGCGCGGGCGAGCACGGCGCGATCGTGCACTACCGGGTCGACGACAGCAGCAACCGCGCGCTCCAGACGGGCGAGCTGTATCTGGTGGATTCCGGCGGCCAGTACCTGGATGGCACGACCGACATTACCCGCACCCTGCCCGTCGGCACGCCGACTGGCGAGCAGCGCGCGCGCTATACCCTGGTGCTGAAGGGTCACATCGCCCTCTCGCTCGCACGCTTCCCCGACGGCACCACCGGCAGCCAGATCGACGCGTTGGCCCGCCGGCCATTGTGGTCGGCCGGGCTGGACTATGATCACGGTACCGGGCACGGCGTGGGCAGCTACCTCGGGGTGCACGAAGGGCCACAGCGGATCTCCAAGCACCCCAGCTCGATCAAGCTCGCGCCCGGCATGATCTGCTCGAACGAACCCGGCTACTACAAGACCGGCGCCTACGGCATCCGGATCGAGAATCTGGTGGCCGTCACCGCGCACGAAGGTAGCGGGCCTGACAGCCGTTCCATGCTGGGCTTCGAGACGCTGACGCTGGCCCCCTACTGCCGGGCGCTGATCGATCCCGCACTCTTGACGGCAGACGAGCTTGCCTGGATCGACAGCTACCACAGCCGCGTGCGCGACACCCTGACCCCGCATCTCGACGCGGACACGGCGCGCTGGCTGGCCGGCGAGACGGCGCCGCTCGGGCGGTAG
- a CDS encoding DUF1127 domain-containing protein, protein MTRMIDPTELSGARAGQRSQERRPDTADVYLLARQMQADAIARTTQMVVSKLAELVGRGIRGARSAFAKHRARRRTVAELSQLDARSLADIGINPHDITGAVDRLFAQQQAEAAGATATGHDFGETLRPVEEDMAPVHARTASATLERPAPANSQDDARPQRRAA, encoded by the coding sequence ATGACCCGCATGATCGATCCGACTGAGCTGTCGGGTGCGCGGGCCGGGCAGCGGTCCCAGGAGCGCCGGCCGGATACTGCCGACGTCTACCTGCTTGCCCGGCAGATGCAGGCTGATGCCATTGCCCGCACCACCCAGATGGTCGTCTCCAAGCTCGCCGAACTGGTTGGCCGCGGCATTCGCGGCGCGCGTTCGGCGTTCGCCAAGCATCGCGCCCGCCGGCGCACGGTCGCGGAGTTGAGCCAGCTTGACGCGCGCTCGCTCGCCGACATCGGCATCAACCCGCACGACATCACCGGCGCGGTTGATCGCCTGTTCGCGCAGCAGCAAGCCGAGGCCGCCGGGGCGACGGCAACTGGCCACGACTTTGGCGAGACGCTGCGTCCCGTCGAGGAAGACATGGCTCCGGTGCACGCGCGCACGGCGTCTGCCACGCTCGAGCGCCCGGCACCTGCGAATAGTCAGGATGATGCGCGCCCGCAGCGTCGGGCAGCGTAA
- a CDS encoding 50S ribosomal protein L11 methyltransferase translates to MSSGHHLHLDVPQSALATFEAALQGFDAAIVTGEANAEGQIPVDVYLATAPDPDDLDTRLATAAMAAGVPQPAVESQPLPDVDWVQQAYEGLPPIHAGRFWVYGEHDRDKPRPAGSIAFHIEANQAFGTGRHETTLGCLLEIERLAKTGFPMRRALDMGAGSGLLAFAVARLWRRPVIAADNDPNSVRICAENAQINGVAPWVTSLMSDGYADLRLQANAPYDLICANILAEPLTQMARDLDKALAPGGIAILSGLLNHQARKVLLRHRAQGLVLLRRRRIGDWTTLVLRQPAGRVMSPPHGGPSLTQG, encoded by the coding sequence ATGAGCAGCGGGCACCATCTGCACCTGGACGTGCCGCAATCGGCGCTGGCGACCTTCGAGGCGGCGCTGCAAGGATTCGACGCGGCGATCGTGACCGGCGAGGCGAACGCCGAGGGTCAAATCCCGGTCGACGTCTATCTGGCTACGGCGCCGGACCCGGACGACCTGGATACACGCCTGGCCACCGCCGCGATGGCGGCCGGCGTGCCGCAGCCGGCCGTGGAGAGCCAACCGTTGCCCGACGTCGACTGGGTGCAGCAGGCCTACGAGGGGCTGCCGCCGATCCACGCCGGGCGTTTCTGGGTCTACGGCGAGCACGACAGGGACAAGCCGCGCCCGGCCGGCTCGATCGCTTTCCACATCGAGGCGAACCAAGCCTTCGGCACCGGCCGGCACGAGACCACGCTGGGATGTCTGCTGGAGATCGAGCGGCTGGCGAAGACCGGCTTCCCGATGCGCCGCGCGCTCGACATGGGGGCGGGCAGTGGGCTGCTTGCCTTCGCGGTCGCGCGGCTGTGGCGCCGCCCCGTGATCGCAGCCGACAACGACCCGAATTCGGTGCGGATCTGTGCCGAGAACGCTCAGATCAACGGCGTCGCCCCCTGGGTCACCAGCCTGATGAGCGACGGCTACGCCGACTTACGGCTACAGGCCAACGCGCCCTACGACCTGATCTGCGCCAACATCCTGGCCGAGCCGCTGACACAGATGGCGCGCGATCTGGACAAGGCACTGGCCCCGGGTGGCATCGCGATCCTATCGGGCCTACTGAACCACCAGGCACGCAAGGTCCTGCTGCGCCACCGCGCGCAGGGACTGGTGCTGCTGCGCCGCCGACGGATCGGCGACTGGACCACATTGGTGTTGCGACAGCCTGCCGGCCGGGTCATGAGCCCACCACACGGCGGGCCTAGCCTGACGCAGGGCTAA